A part of Fusarium oxysporum Fo47 chromosome III, complete sequence genomic DNA contains:
- a CDS encoding phosphatidylinositol-glycan biosynthesis class S protein has protein sequence MAPGDVKDTSAAPSAPPPEKPSDIYRRTRIVVSFWLIVLCLGVPIWWKTTTIYRANLPLDGMMQWAEGKACRPVFPLQISVKADALQENEAQNLVRLTQHVLDDHNDFSGHHLRLQLAPKGGASPSPAADDDSHVALTIQLAPGESNSATLDPDSAVLNIAYPSNAIPSASSSSSALATYIANELQSTFSEEQSIISYLLSTSSAPDAKPQGLTPEVIDRLSKRTTRSLRYSPTYHLTFSLFTAGAAPSTWDIEKAIEEYMKPMLDVLGPIHNFTIDTQVQLYATPGAQSQVLSKEDLASFINAAEWPLSPSIAGAPTVNFVIYIGDQKIGLDSETETSQSWMFPQWGSVYLLSLPETTTHVSSETLKQPMLTFTGHLLSLLGTPQSGSLPLRLSTLSRIRSADLLLRASSTLGSLARLSLALPSISIPHSVADGVASTMEHLQQACASLGAPSGLLHARIAEEEAERAFFEKSMVGQLYFPDEHKIAVYLPLLGPVGVPLVMGLINELRGWIKRRRQRAKDSGEKKAQ, from the exons ATGGCGCCCGGCGACGTCAAAGACACTTCCGCGGCGCCGTCCGCACCGCCTCCCGAGAAACCATCCGACATTTACAGGAGAACCCGCATCGTCGTCTCCTTTTGGCTGATAGTGCTGTGCTTGGGTGTACCGATATGGTGGAAGACGACTACAATTTACCGAGCGAATCTTCCGCTTGATGGGATGATGCAATGGGCTGAGGGAAAG GCTTGTCGTCCTGTGTTTCCTCTTCAGATCTCAGTGAAAGCGGATGCGCTGCAGGAGAATGAGGCGCAAAATCTTGTGCGATTGACGCAGCATGTTCTTGACGACCATAACGACTTCTCTGGACATCATCTACGTCTTCAACTTGCCCCTAAGGGGGGCGCCTCACCTTCACCcgccgccgatgatgattCCCACGTCGCCCTTACGATCCAACTTGCGCCTGGCGAGAGCAATTCTGCTACATTAGATCCCGACTCGGCTGTTCTCAATATCGCATATCCCTCCAACGCGATCCCCTCcgcatcgtcgtcgtcttccgCACTCGCTACATACATCGCAAACGAGCTACAATCGACATTCTCCGAAGAACAATCCATCATTTCATACCTCCTATCGACTTCCTCAGCCCCCGATGCTAAACCCCAGGGCTTGACCCCCGAGGTCATCGATAGGTTGTCAAAGCGAACTACACGATCCCTACGATACTCACCAACATACCATCTTACCTTCTCCCTATTCACAGCCGGCGCAGCACCGAGCACATGGGACATTGAGAAGGCGATTGAGGAGTACATGAAGCCAATGCTTGATGTGCTGGGACCAATCCATAACTTTACGATTGATACTCAGGTGCAGCTGTATGCGACACCCGGTGCTCAATCGCAGGTGTTGAGTAAGGAGGACCTTGCGTCTTTCATCAATGCTGCTGAATGGCCCCTGTCTCCTTCAATTGCAGGCGCTCCGACCGTCAACTTTGTTATCTACATCGGCGACCAGAAGATTGGCCTTGATTCGGAGACAGAAACGTCACAGTCGTGGATGTTTCCTCAATGGGGCAGTGTATACCTTCTTTCGCTCCCCGAGACAACGACACATGTATCTAGTGAAACACTCAAGCAGCCAATGCTCACATTCACTGGACATTTGTTGTCACTCTTGGGTACACCTCAATCGGGCTCCCTCCCATTGCGACTATCCACGCTCTCCCGCATCCGCTCAGCagatctcctcctccgtGCCTCATCAACCCTAGGCTCTCTCGCTCGTCTGTCCCTCGCCCTCCCCTCAATCTCTATTCCTCATAGCGTCGCCGATGGAGTCGCATCAACAATGGagcatcttcagcaagcATGCGCTAGCTTAGGCGCTCCTTCTGGACTCTTGCACGCTAGAATcgcagaggaagaggcagagCGGGCGTTCTTTGAGAAGAGTATGGTTGGGCAGTTGTATTTCCCTGACGAGCATAAGATTGCGGTGTATCTACCGTTGCTGGGACCAGTGGGTGTTCCATTGGTTATGGGACTTATTAATGAGCTTAGAGGGTGGATCAAGAGGAGGAGACAGAGGGCAAAGGATTCgggagagaagaaggcccaATGA
- a CDS encoding Alpha/Beta hydrolase protein: MLPEPTLTLTLPSIHDGLTLDCRIYHPLSLSANPKAPTWLKHAAVVAHPYAPMGGCYDDPVVGGAAAQLLRKGFLVGTFNFRGAHGSAGRTSWTAKPERDDYATVVAFVLHYVHDLDPFRPHIDNTLHSEPSTPTRLEAPVSLDAAVTSAPRPRPILLMGGYSYGGMIVTQIPPLDAILQPFISPIAGSDAAEVRLRAAHLAEQQNIVLASARAAMMEGSARGRSKRGVRIGGDEGGSPRRSHSSARRSFSLDDERFRKGVHDFIAKARAGRHSRNVSQNPPTAVVPPEPGEHLPRITDLTMPQPAYLMISPPQGVFTHLATMSLLPSALVKNKDPQDIAAEEKLVRNPSLVIFGDEDGFAPVGKFRSWKAKMEGKMGSQFKGTEIETAGHFWVEEGVLDQLRERVGEFADKLLAG, from the exons ATGCTTCCAGAACCAACACTCACATTAACCCTCCCAAGTATCCACGACGGTCTAACCCTCGACTGCCGAATCTACCACCCGCTCTCGCTGTCTGCGAACCCAAAAGCTCCAACATGGCTGAAACATGCCGCTGTCGTGGCTCATCCTTATGCGCCCATGGGAGGATGCTATGATGATCCTGTGGTTGGAGGGGCAGCTGCGCAGTTACTACGAAAGGGGTTCTTGGTAGGGACCTTTAACTTTCG AGGTGCACATGGATCTGCGGGACGGACTTCATGGACTGCGAAACCCGAACGGGACGATTATGCCACCGTTGTCGCTTTTGTTCTACACTACGTTCACGACCTCGATCCCTTCCGACCGCATATCGATAATACCCTCCACAGCGAACCCTCGACACCGACAAGGTTAGAAGCACCGGTTAGTCTAGACGCGGCTGTCACTTCAGCGCCTCGACCACGGCCCATCTTGCTCATGGGGGGTTACTCCTACGGCGGGATGATCGTAACGCAAATACCACCCCTCGACGCAATTCTCCAACCGTTCATATCACCCATCGCAGGCTCCGACGCCGCAGAAGTTCGACTTCGAGCTGCGCATCTTGCTGAGCAGCAGAATATTGTGCTTGCGAGTGCCCGTGCCGCAATGATGGAGGGGTCAGCGCGGGGGAGGAGTAAGCGTGGTGTAAGAATTGGGGGCGATGAGGGCGGAAGCCCACGACGAAGTCATTCTAGTGCAAGGAGGAGTTTTTCGCTGGATGATGAGAGGTTTAGGAAGGGTGTTCACGATTTTATCGCCAAGGCGAGAGCTGGAAGACATTCGAGAAACGTTTCGCAGAACCCACCTACGGCTGTCGTACCGCCTGAGCCGGGAGAGCATCTCCCTCGTATTACGGATCTCACCATGCCGCAACCTGCTTACCTCATGATCTCACCTCCCCAAGGCGTGTTCACACATCTGGCGACCATGTCGCTACTTCCTTCGGCATTGGTAAAGAACAAAGATCCGCAGGATATAGCGGCTGAAGAAAAGCTGGTGCGAAATCCGTCACTTGTGATCtttggagatgaggatgggTTTGCACCTGTGGGGAAGTTTAGAAGTTGGAAGGCGAAGATGGAAGGGAAGATGGGGTCGCAGTTTAAAGGGACGGAGATTGAGACGGCGGGACATTTTTGGGTGGAGGAAGGGGTTTTGGATCAGTTGAGGGAGAGGGTTGGGGAGTTTGCTGATAAATTACTTGCGGGATAG
- a CDS encoding glycoside hydrolase superfamily — MATFTRIADDERPSISVDPSAIISKIEDNIYGGFTEHMGRCIYGGIYDPGNPLSDENGFRKDVIEAFKELNCPVVRYPGGNFVATYHWLDGVGPREKRPARPELAWIGTETNEFGTDEFLKWCEVVGTEPYFALNFGTGTLDEALAWVEYCNSDRPTYYANLRRQNGREKPYNVKYWALGNEMYGPWQVGQMTKEDYAKKAYQWAKAIKLLDPNVELILCGETGHSSWDAYVIKECIKFDIHGLGGSTTASLIDQHSIHIYTASEDHYKNATAPRSAERAIEITAGLIDLARIENKVPPSVRRQKICFDEWNVWDPVRAPGEEGAEEKYNLSDALAVAIWLNVFVRQSKHMGMANIAQSVNVISPLMTTKDGLLKQPTWWSLLLYSKYMRGSTIAVNVRAGEYQGPTHPEWIRGAIETPWLDVSAALDKDGVVNLAVVNIHEEKDFETELRGLTGGKEVEVYTVSGKDVKVVNTAEKEEVGIKESKWNGEGLFTFPKHSFTLLRWKL; from the exons ATGGCTACGTTTACTCGCATTGCTGACGATGAGCGTCCCTCCATCTCGGTAGATCCCagtgccatcatctccaagatcgAGGATAACATCTATGGAGGTTTCACAGA GCACATGGGTCGCTGCATCTACGGCGGCATCTACGACCCCGGAAATCCCCTGTCCGATGAGAATGGTTTCCGAAAGGATGTCATTGAGGCcttcaaggagctcaacTGCCCTGTTGTGAGATATCCAGGCGGTAACTTTGTTGCTACGTATCATTGGCTTGACGGTGTTGGTCCCAGGGAGAAGAGACCTGCTAG ACCTGAACTTGCGTGGATCGGTACAGAGACGAATGAGTTTGGCACagatgagtttctcaagTGGTGTGAGGTTGTAGGCACTGAGCCTTACTTTGCTCTCAACTTTGGAACTG GTACTCTTGATGAAG CCCTCGCATGGGTCGAGTACTGCAACTCCGACAGACCAACATACTACGCCAACCTCCGCCGTCAAAACGGCCGCGAGAAACCCTATAAC GTCAAATACTGGGCCCTCGGAAACGAAATGTACGGACCCTGGCAAGTCGGCCAAATGACAAAGGAAGACTACGCCAAGAAGGCCTACCAATGGGccaaagccatcaagctcctcgatCCCAACGTCGAGCTCATTCTCTGCGGCGAAACAGGCCACAGCTCTTGGGACGCTTATGTTATCAAGGAGTGCATCAAGTTTGACATTCACGGCTTGGGCGGAAGTACGACTGCTAGTCTTATTGATCAGCACAGTATTCACATTTACACTGCTAGTGAGGATCACTACAAGAACGCTACTG CCCCCCGTTCTGCTGAGCGTGCCATCGAGATCACAGCCGGTCTCATCGACCTCGCTCGCATCGAGAACAAAGTCCCCCCCAGCGTCCGCCGTCAAAAGATCTGCTTCGACGAGTGGAACGTATGGGATCCCGTCCGCGCCCCCGGCGAAGAAGGCGCTGAAGAGAAATACAACCTCTCCGATGCTCTCGCTGTCGCAATCTGGCTCAACGTCTTTGTCCGCCAATCCAAGCACATGGGCATGGCCAACATCGCCCAAAGCGTAAACGTTATCTCTCCCCTTATGACCACAAAGGACGGTCTTCTCAAACAACCAACATGGTGGTCTTTACTGCTGTACAGCAAGTACATGCGCGGATCTACCATCGCTGTTAATGTTCGCGCTGGTGAATACCAGGGCCCTACGCATCCGGAGTGGATTCGCGGTGCCATTGAGACGCCGTGGTTGGATGTTAGTGCTGCGCTTGATAAGGATGGTGTTGTCAACCTTGCTGTTGTGAATATCcatgaggagaaggacttTGAGACGGAGCTAAGGGGCTTGACGGGTGGtaaggaggttgaggtttATACTGTCAGTGGAAAGGACGTCAAGGTTGTTAACactgctgagaaggaggaggttggTATCAAGGAGTCCAAGTGGAATGGCGAGGGCTTGTTCACGTTCCCCAAGCACTCGTTTACTCTGCTGCGCTGGAAGCTGTAG
- a CDS encoding general substrate transporter codes for MALPPKWYQFLVSVFASLGSLLYGYDLGVIAEVIASGNFKSKFGDDPNATGAVVSVFTGGAFFGAMFAGYAGDRLGRKWTIMIGALIFILGGSLQTAADHINYLYAGRCLAGLGVGFLVMIVPVYQGELCHPDIRGRVTALQQFMLGIGALVATAIGYGTYTGIGDDNSGQWRIPLGIQNLPAVILAALILFFPESPRWLIDHGRADEGLQTLAKLHAHGDINDTWVRAEFDQIQERLAMEHEASAKSYSELFTDKSCFRRLWLAISVQVAAQMTGVSAIQYYSVEIYAKIGIKGDETLRYQMISSVIALVAQFICMLVIDRTGRRWPLIGGNILNCITFIIATVLLASFPPGSENTGGGAAGWGFIVVTWIYNFSFSATCGPLSWIIPAEIFDMKTRAKGVSLATMMSFAFNTMIGQTTSVALDDKHGIGWRWYILFIVCNFTNALYFWAILPETANRPLEEMRYLFTEAPLFVPLMDQAKFAAGQDLERRVEKAEQTQELEHQE; via the exons atgGCTCTTCCACCAAAGTGGTATCAGTTCCTCGTCTCAGTCTTCGCCTCTCTTGGCTCTCTTCTCTATGGTTATGATCTCGGTGTAATTGCTGAGGTCATTGCCTCCGGGAACTTCAAGAGCAAGTTTGGCGATGACCCTAATGCTAC TGGTGCTGTTGTGTCTGTCTTCACGGGCGGTGCTTTCTTTGGTGCCATGTTCGCTGGTTATGCTGGTGATCGCCTCGGTAGAAAATGGACAATCATGATCGGTGCTTTGATCTTTATTCTGGGCGGTAGTCTTCAGACTGCTGCTGATCACATCAACTACCTCTACGCGGGCCGCTGTCTCGCTGGTCTTGG TGTCGGTTTTCTCGTCATGATCGTCCCAGTCTACCAAGGAGAACTCTGCCATCCTGACATCCGAGGCCGTGTAACAGCCCTCCAGCAATTCATGCTCGGCATCGGCGCCCTCGTCGCCACAGCCATCGGCTACGGAACATACACTGGCATCGGCGACGACAACTCAGGCCAATGGCGTATCCCCCTTGGTATCCAGAACCTCCCAGCCGTAATTCTCGCCGCTTtgatcctcttcttccccgAGTCTCCTCGTTGGTTGATTGACCACGGCCGTGCCGATGAGGGTCTTCAAACACTGGCTAAACTTCACGCGCATGGAGATATTAACGATACCTGGGTACGCGCTGAGTTTGATCAGATCCAGGAACGTCTTGCGATGGAGCATGAGGCTTCTGCCAAGAGCTATAGTGAGCTCTTCACCGACAAGTCGTGCTTTCGACGTCTGTGGCTTGCTATCTCTGTGCAAGTCGCTGCGCAAATGACCGGTGTTAGCGCTATTCAGTACTACTCTGTTGAAATCTACGCCAAGATCGGAATCAAGGGTGATGAGACCCTTCGATACCAGATGATCTCCTCCGTCATCGCCCTTGTCGCTCAATTCATCTGTATGCTCGTCATTGACAGAACCGGACGTCGCTGGCCTCTGATCGGCGGTAACATTCTCAACTGcatcaccttcatcatcgccactGTCCTTCTGGCTAGTTTCCCTCCTGGATCCGAGAACACTGGTGGTGGTGCAGCTGGATGGggcttcatcgtcgtcacGTGGATCTACAACTTCTCTTTCAGCGCTACATGCGGTCCTTTGTCTTGGATCATTCCCGCTGAGATCTTCGATATGAAGACTCGTGCTAAGGGTGTGTCGTTGGCTACTATGATGTCCTTCGCTTTCAACACCATGATCGGTCAGACTACCtctgttgctcttgatgaCAAGCACGGCATTGGCTGGAGATGGTACATCCTCTTCATT GTCTGCAACTTTACCAACGCCCTCTACTTCTGGGCCATTCTCCCCGAGACCGCTAACCGACCTCTCGAGGAGATGCGATATCTCTTCACGGAGGCGCCTTTGTTCGTTCCTCTTATGGATCAGGCAAAGTTTGCCGCCGGTCAGGATCTGGAGCGCCGCGTTGAAAAAGCTGAGCAGACGCAGGAGCTTGAGCACCAAGAATAA
- a CDS encoding BCS1 N terminal-domain-containing protein yields MAANTTSTSTKSILALGSVSSLVESLFPGGTSLPSVAFLLYLTPYLFQAVGSAAKSQFISSVEIKAHDEIFNYVMSWVARHKLSRNNHRLLASSTLDHEPFSLIPSPSNQGDGDGDDVDDVDPTASLDELRSKISLYNARPLHWTPSVGTHFFMYENRLISFTRSVESQESSPFSRRPEKIELSCLGRNADVLKRIIYNARIEYLEKQRGRTSIYRAVKTYGDELSWTKCMSKPTRPMSTIALDETIKQSLIKDLSRYLNPRTKNWYATRGIPYRRGYLFSGPPGTGKTSLTLAAAGLMGLNIYMISLSSPNLSEDSLATLFRDLPRTCLVLLEDIDAAGLTNKRKKQETQANNGPPKPMREPISLSGLLNVIDGVGAQEGRVLVMTSNHTENIDPALLRPGRVDFSVEFGLASSDTITQLFRLMYGTSHDEVGSIEHAATTEASEKSVDTTKSVAALSEEFTRLVPSLVFSPAAIQGYLLMHEDPIGAVDAAGKWVEEQQRLMEKAKDDVIEVEEETKPRTPDSTDEKTNAEGKEPVVTNGA; encoded by the coding sequence atggccGCCAACACCACGTCCACTAGCACAAAGAGCATCCTCGCCCTAGGCTCAGTGAGCAGCTTAGTGGAATCCCTCTTCCCTGGCGGCACAAGCCTTCCGTCTGTCGCATTCCTTCTTTACCTCACACCCTATCTCTTCCAAGCTGTTGGCAGCGCCGCAAAGTCACAGTTTATCTCGAGTGTTGAGATTAAAGCGCACGATGAGATTTTTAATTATGTCATGAGCTGGGTTGCGAGGCATAAGCTCTCGCGCAATAACCATCGCCTTCTTGCGTCGAGCACCCTGGATCATGAGCCCTTTTCGCTGATCCCGTCACCGAGTAATCAGGGTGATGGAGACGGGgacgatgttgacgatgttgaccCCACTGCTAGTCTTGATGAATTGAGGTCCAAGATTTCCCTGTATAATGCAAGACCTTTGCATTGGACTCCCTCTGTGGGCACGCATTTCTTCATGTACGAGAATCGCCTCATCTCCTTCACAAGATCTGTTGAAAGCCAGGAATCGTCCCCGTTTTCGCGGCGCCCGGAGAAGATTGAGCTTTCATGCCTCGGTCGGAACGCTGATGTGCTTAAGCGCATTATCTACAACGCGCGCATCGAATACCTCGAGAAACAACGAGGCCGCACAAGCATCTATCGAGCCGTCAAGACATATGGGGATGAGCTCTCTTGGACAAAGTGTATGTCCAAGCCAACCCGGCCTATGTCGACTATTGCGCTCGATGAGACGATCAAGCAGAGCCTCATTAAAGATCTTTCGCGATACTTGAACCCTCGCACTAAGAATTGGTACGCCACGAGGGGTATTCCCTATCGACGAGGCTACCTCTTCTCAGGCCCGCCCGGCACAGGAAAGACGAGTTTGACACTTGCCGCTGCTGGTCTCATGGGTCTCAACATCTATATGATCAGTCTCAGCTCGCCTAACCTCTCGGAAGACAGTCTCGCAACACTCTTCCGCGATTTGCCTCGGACCTGCCTCGTTTTGTTGGAGGATATAGATGCAGCGGGCCTGACCAACAAGCGCAAGAAGCAGGAGACCCAAGCGAACAACGGGCCGCCGAAGCCTATGCGTGAACCTATCTCTTTATCAGGCTTACTCAATGTTATTGACGGTGTAGGCGCACAGGAGGGTCGCGTCCTGGTCATGACATCTAATCACACCGAAAACATCGACCCGGCCCTGTTGCGCCCTGGAAGGGTCGATTTCTCTGTTGAATTCGGCCTCGCTTCTTCCGACACGATCACCCAGCTGTTTAGACTAATGTACGGAACCTCCCACGACGAGGTTGGGTCAATTGAACATGCTGCGACGACGGAAGCTTCGGAGAAGTCTGTGGATACAACAAAGTCCGTAGCTGCGTTGTCCGAGGAGTTCACAAGGCTAGTTCCCTCGCTGGTATTTAGTCCTGCGGCTATCCAGGGGTATTTACTTATGCACGAGGACCCGATTGGGGCTGTTGATGCCGCCGGGAAGTGGGTTGAGGAGCAACAGAGGTTGATGGAGAAGGCTAAGGATGATGTGATCGAGGTAGAGGAAGAGACTAAGCCAAGGACGCCTGATAGTACGGATGAAAAGACGAATGCGGAGGGCAAAGAGCCAGTGGTGACCAACGGGGCTTGA
- a CDS encoding UbiA prenyltransferase family-domain-containing protein — MRPPRCLLPAAEKILLKAAAPASRRCMSSSAAFQPPRIVAATPWKGSSFFLSNRLFDRSTCLDFVILRRANGIRSTSASAATISSTNTAQTEPEQELAPHRRRQAQRREKAAAEAAAAAARGEKPLPPDASSLLASHAASQTSSFRRYLSACLSLSKPRLTMLVVLTAMATYALYPVPEMLSPSTTETPSLSPLTLLFLTIGTTLCSSSANALNMLYEPSTDAKMTRTRNRPLVRKLISQRAAVLFAVLSGVLGTGALYFGVNPTVSGLGFANIVIYAGMYTPLKAVTAFNTWIGAVVGGIPPLMGWAAAAGETATKDGSWRELLFSPDGSSIGGWVMAGLLFAWQFPHFMALSWPIREEYKKAGLRMLAWTNPARNGRVALRYSFVFIPLCVSLCAAGVTEWSFAVTSLPINAWLIKEAVRFWRYEGHQGSARSLFWASVWHLPGIMILALLHKKGMWSRVWRSVFGEEEGEWEEEELDEMMGMAAESANSQLQHDKPVR; from the coding sequence ATGCGACCACCACGATGTCTCCTCCCCGCCGCGGAGAAGATCCTCCTCAAAGCAGCTGCACCCGCCAGCCGACGGTGCATGTCCTCGTCCGCAGCCTTCCAGCCGCCTAGAATAGTCGCTGCCACTCCATGGAAGGGGTCTTCGTTTTTCCTCTCGAATAGATTGTTTGATAGATCGACATGTCTCGATTTTGTAATATTACGGCGTGCCAATGGCATTAGATCCACGTCGGCTTCGGCGGCTACGATATCTTCTACGAATACTGCGCAGACGGAGCCGGAACAGGAACTAGCACCTCATCGAAGACGACAGGCTCAACGGAGAGAGAAAGCCGCGGCTGAAGCTGCGGCCGCTGCAGCTCGCGGCGAAAAACCACTACCTCCAGATGCTTCATCCCTCCTCGCTTCACACGCCGCTTCGCAAACGAGTTCTTTCCGACGCTACCTCTCCGCATGTCTCTCTCTCTCAAAACCCCGATTAACAATGCTCGTCGTCCTTACCGCTATGGCTACATACGCTTTATACCCCGTTCCCGAAATGCTGTCGCCGAGTACTACCGAGACACCGAGTTTGAGTCCTTTAACATTATTATTCCTCACGATTGGCACGACGCTATGTTCTTCTAGCGCCAATGCTCTAAACATGCTTTATGAGCCTTCGACGGATGCTAAGATGACTCGAACTCGAAACCGACCGCTCGTGCGAAAACTCATCTCTCAAAGGGCTGCGGTTCTGTTCGCAGTCTTGTCTGGAGTTTTGGGTACAGGCGCCTTGTACTTTGGTGTCAACCCCACTGTTTCCGGACTTGGGTTCGCCAATATTGTTATCTACGCTGGAATGTACACACCTCTCAAGGCCGTAACGGCTTTCAATACCTGGATCGGAGCGGTGGTAGGTGGCATTCCTCCTCTGATGGGCTgggctgcggctgctggcGAGACTGCCACAAAAGACGGTTCATGGCGTGAGCTTTTATTCTCCCCCGACGGTTCATCCATTGGCGGCTGGGTCATGGCTGGTCTGTTATTCGCATGGCAATTCCCCCACTTCATGGCGCTCAGCTGGCCCATTCGCGAAGAGTACAAAAAGGCCGGTCTTCGAATGCTAGCATGGACAAATCCCGCACGAAACGGCCGAGTCGCTCTGCGTTacagcttcgtcttcatTCCCCTCTGTGTATCTCTCTGCGCCGCAGGAGTAACCGAGTGGTCCTTCGCAGTAACAAGTTTACCAATAAATGCCTGGCTTATCAAAGAAGCCGTGCGCTTCTGGCGGTACGAGGGTCACCAGGGCAGCGCGAGAAGCCTTTTCTGGGCCAGTGTATGGCATCTCCCTGGCATTATGATCCTGGCTTTGTTACACAAGAAGGGAATGTGGAGCAGAGTCTGGAGGAGTGTTTTTGGcgaagaggagggagagtgggaggaggaggaactggatgagatgatgggCATGGCTGCGGAGAGTGCAAATAGCCAGTTGCAGCACGATAAGCCTGTGCGGTGA